A section of the Neorhizobium galegae bv. orientalis str. HAMBI 540 genome encodes:
- a CDS encoding HpcH/HpaI aldolase family protein, with product MNGAKLRSRLLAGEAITMYNTHHASSGLAGRLIELGADSVFVDCEHGTWSFEDVRSTGQIVRSVGGAEIVRPHSHERPLIIRYLNAGADGIMVPMIDTAEQARAVVDAVRYALPSDYDKRLVVAMIETMDAIDSLDEMLTVEGIDVFFIGPGDLSQNMGYPPAPPFGEPRPAAVMEKVAVAVDKIRAAGRVSGTLATAEELPHWLEKGVQFFYIHTDPFLRRGIAGIKQTLAR from the coding sequence ATGAACGGAGCGAAGTTGCGCTCGCGGCTTTTGGCTGGCGAAGCGATCACCATGTACAACACCCACCATGCGTCCTCCGGTCTGGCGGGACGCCTGATCGAACTTGGCGCGGACTCGGTCTTCGTCGACTGCGAGCACGGCACCTGGAGCTTCGAGGACGTGCGCAGCACCGGGCAGATCGTCCGCTCGGTCGGCGGCGCGGAGATCGTCCGACCCCACTCCCACGAGCGGCCGCTGATCATCCGCTATCTCAATGCTGGAGCCGACGGCATCATGGTTCCCATGATCGACACGGCCGAACAGGCCCGCGCCGTCGTGGATGCGGTCCGATACGCGCTCCCCTCCGACTACGATAAACGCCTCGTCGTTGCCATGATCGAGACGATGGATGCGATCGACAGTCTCGACGAGATGCTGACAGTCGAAGGCATCGACGTGTTCTTCATCGGTCCTGGCGACCTGTCGCAAAACATGGGCTACCCGCCTGCGCCACCGTTCGGCGAGCCGCGCCCCGCCGCCGTCATGGAGAAGGTCGCCGTAGCCGTCGACAAGATCCGTGCGGCAGGTAGGGTATCGGGGACTCTCGCCACTGCCGAAGAGCTGCCACACTGGCTGGAGAAGGGCGTCCAGTTCTTCTACATCCACACGGATCCTTTCCTGCGCCGCGGTATCGCGGGCATCAAACAGACGCTGGCGCGGTAG
- a CDS encoding SDR family oxidoreductase produces the protein MGLLDGKIALVTGAGSGIGRETALLLAKDGATVVLTGRRLEPLRGVASLIEKAKGRAFARVLDIESRASIFETVKWINDGIGAVDILVNNAGSASKVLNARFLSEEEWNSTINVNLTAVFNLTQAVLPEMIARGEGTIITVSSLAVVNPNLLGGAAYGAAKAGVKNFMTFVHNTYRNQGIRATTILPGETNTPIMDNRARPPLDSERAVMMDPHDVARAIHLCASLNKSAVIPELHICPTFMRDTSADIEVARWVGAPADTPDMPKK, from the coding sequence ATGGGACTTCTGGATGGAAAGATCGCGCTTGTAACCGGTGCCGGATCGGGGATCGGTCGTGAGACCGCTCTCCTGCTGGCGAAGGACGGCGCAACCGTCGTCCTCACCGGCCGCCGCCTCGAACCGCTGCGCGGGGTCGCGTCACTGATCGAGAAGGCGAAGGGCAGGGCGTTCGCCCGGGTTCTCGACATCGAATCCCGCGCCTCGATCTTCGAGACCGTGAAATGGATCAACGATGGCATCGGCGCGGTCGACATCCTCGTGAACAATGCGGGAAGCGCCAGCAAGGTACTGAACGCGCGCTTCCTTAGCGAAGAGGAATGGAACTCGACCATCAACGTCAACCTGACGGCCGTGTTCAATCTCACCCAGGCCGTGCTTCCGGAGATGATAGCAAGAGGCGAGGGCACGATCATCACGGTGTCGTCGCTCGCCGTCGTCAATCCGAACCTTCTCGGGGGCGCCGCCTATGGTGCCGCGAAGGCGGGCGTGAAGAACTTCATGACCTTCGTCCACAACACCTACCGCAACCAGGGCATCCGGGCGACGACGATCCTGCCCGGCGAGACGAACACGCCGATCATGGATAACCGTGCGAGACCACCCCTGGATTCAGAGCGTGCGGTCATGATGGATCCGCATGATGTTGCTCGGGCGATCCACCTTTGCGCTAGCCTGAACAAGAGCGCGGTCATTCCCGAGCTCCACATCTGCCCGACGTTCATGCGCGACACATCCGCCGACATCGAAGTTGCACGCTGGGTCGGCGCGCCGGCCGACACGCCGGACATGCCAAAGAAGTAA